A genomic stretch from Candidatus Binataceae bacterium includes:
- a CDS encoding protein-L-isoaspartate(D-aspartate) O-methyltransferase translates to MDWTHARERMVVEQLQRRGIRDRRVLQAMARTPRDRFVQPQDAERAYEDSPLPIGAQQTISQPYMVALMSEIAELDENARVLEIGTGSGYQSAILSQLAREVYTVERIAQLHSRALATLNEMGLTNCHFRLGDGAEGWPEEAPFDVIIVTAAMSSIPRPLLSQLTPDGCLIAPVGEEELQTLVRVEREGEHWREEYFGECRFVPLVGKYGFQT, encoded by the coding sequence ATGGATTGGACCCATGCGCGCGAGCGGATGGTGGTCGAGCAACTTCAGCGCCGCGGTATTCGCGACCGCCGCGTCTTGCAAGCAATGGCGCGCACTCCGCGCGACCGCTTCGTGCAGCCCCAGGACGCCGAACGCGCGTACGAGGACAGCCCCCTGCCGATCGGCGCGCAGCAGACCATTTCACAACCCTACATGGTCGCGCTCATGAGCGAGATCGCCGAGCTGGATGAAAACGCCAGGGTGCTGGAAATCGGCACCGGCAGCGGCTATCAGAGCGCTATCCTGAGCCAGCTCGCGCGCGAGGTTTACACCGTCGAGCGCATCGCCCAATTGCACAGCCGCGCGCTCGCAACGCTTAACGAAATGGGACTCACGAATTGCCACTTTCGTCTGGGTGACGGCGCCGAAGGCTGGCCCGAAGAGGCTCCCTTTGACGTTATCATCGTGACCGCCGCGATGTCGTCGATTCCGCGCCCATTGCTTTCCCAGCTTACTCCCGACGGCTGCCTGATAGCCCCGGTGGGCGAAGAAGAATTGCAGACCTTGGTGCGAGTGGAACGCGAGGGCGAACATTGGCGCGAAGAATATTTCGGCGAATGTCGATTCGTGCCTTTAGTAGGGAAATACGGCTTCCAAACTTAG
- a CDS encoding M23 family metallopeptidase, protein MIEVVVVGGAKLNWHTGLALSALLVAVATCSCATRHPAPYSYATPSARPHLAWPVPNGTFSSGFGLRHGVMHEGIDIAAPSGSPVEAAAAGQVIFVGRLRGYGKVIIVAHRDHYATVYAHNSVDLVERGQWVARGQMIGRVGRTGHTTGANLHFEVRHNNVATNPLAYLSPPRTEPTRLARRLGF, encoded by the coding sequence ATGATAGAGGTGGTTGTGGTGGGTGGGGCGAAGCTGAACTGGCATACCGGGCTCGCGTTGAGCGCGCTGTTGGTCGCCGTAGCGACCTGCAGTTGTGCCACCCGTCACCCCGCCCCTTACTCCTACGCCACGCCAAGCGCGCGCCCGCACCTGGCCTGGCCGGTCCCAAATGGCACCTTTTCCTCGGGCTTCGGCCTGCGCCATGGAGTGATGCACGAGGGCATCGACATCGCCGCGCCCAGCGGCAGCCCGGTTGAGGCGGCCGCCGCCGGCCAGGTGATTTTCGTGGGACGCCTGCGTGGCTATGGCAAGGTCATTATCGTGGCCCATCGCGACCATTACGCTACCGTATATGCGCACAACTCCGTCGATCTGGTCGAGCGCGGACAATGGGTGGCGCGCGGTCAGATGATTGGGCGAGTGGGACGCACCGGCCATACCACCGGTGCCAATTTGCATTTCGAAGTGCGCCACAACAATGTGGCTACCAATCCATTGGCCTATCTCTCGCCGCCCCGAACCGAGCCCACCCGGCTCGCGCGCCGACTCGGCTTTTAG
- a CDS encoding adenine phosphoribosyltransferase has product MTSQQLHSLVRDIPDFPKPGIVFKDLTPLWADPRALAAIVDQLAEPFLGKVDSVVGIESRGFIMGAPVAYRLGVGLVIARKPGKLPYQCISQEYQLEYGTDKLEMHSDGIIAGRRILIVDDLLATGGTAKAAVGLVEQLHGEVIGCAFVIELNVLKGRELLAPIRCHSLLQYD; this is encoded by the coding sequence ATGACGAGCCAACAACTTCACAGCTTGGTACGCGATATCCCAGACTTTCCCAAGCCCGGAATAGTTTTCAAGGACTTAACACCGCTGTGGGCCGATCCACGCGCACTGGCGGCAATCGTGGACCAGCTGGCCGAGCCCTTTTTAGGCAAGGTCGATAGCGTAGTCGGCATCGAATCGCGCGGCTTCATCATGGGAGCGCCGGTGGCCTATCGGCTGGGCGTCGGACTGGTAATCGCGCGTAAACCGGGCAAGCTGCCCTATCAGTGCATATCGCAGGAGTACCAGCTTGAATACGGCACCGACAAGCTGGAGATGCACAGCGACGGCATCATCGCCGGTCGCCGGATCCTGATCGTCGACGATCTGCTGGCCACCGGGGGAACGGCAAAAGCGGCGGTGGGCTTGGTCGAGCAACTGCACGGCGAGGTGATTGGGTGCGCCTTCGTAATCGAGTTGAACGTGCTTAAGGGGCGAGAGTTATTGGCTCCGATCCGATGCCATTCGCTGCTCCAATATGACTGA
- a CDS encoding cation diffusion facilitator family transporter, protein MDANRADSRRLTIILLVTLSYFVIELVGAYFTNSLALLTDAVHLLTDIGAIGLSLLTLRIAARPPGAGKTFGYLRAEILGAVANGLFLWLLVAFLLVEAVHRLRVPEHARGAGMMAVAAIGVGVNSLAAALSNQHTERGHGMALRAVFVHVISDLMGSLGVLAGGALIYFLHWQAADPIVSLAIGILILVNSWGLIREGVDILMEAVPAHVDVEEIRHELLLVAGTKEVHDLHVWCLTAREFALSAHAVVMEQADSDRVLSDMSHVLERFEIRHMTVQLERDSRRSREPHY, encoded by the coding sequence GTGGACGCCAATCGCGCGGATTCTCGTCGGCTGACCATCATCTTGCTGGTGACGCTGAGTTATTTCGTCATCGAGCTGGTTGGCGCCTACTTTACCAACAGCTTGGCCTTGCTGACCGACGCGGTACATCTGCTGACCGACATCGGAGCGATCGGGCTTAGTTTGCTCACCCTGCGGATCGCTGCCCGTCCGCCCGGCGCGGGCAAGACCTTCGGCTACCTGCGCGCGGAGATCCTAGGTGCGGTAGCCAACGGCCTGTTTTTGTGGCTGCTGGTGGCTTTTCTGCTGGTCGAGGCGGTCCATCGCCTACGTGTGCCCGAGCACGCCCGGGGAGCCGGAATGATGGCGGTAGCGGCGATCGGGGTGGGGGTCAACTCGCTGGCCGCCGCCCTCAGCAATCAGCACACGGAACGCGGGCACGGCATGGCGCTGCGAGCGGTCTTCGTCCACGTGATTTCCGACCTGATGGGTTCGCTCGGCGTATTGGCGGGCGGCGCATTGATTTACTTTCTGCATTGGCAAGCGGCCGACCCGATCGTCAGCTTGGCTATTGGAATCCTCATCCTAGTTAATTCGTGGGGCCTTATTCGCGAAGGGGTGGACATCCTGATGGAAGCGGTCCCGGCCCACGTCGACGTCGAGGAGATTCGCCACGAACTGTTGCTGGTGGCGGGCACCAAAGAGGTCCACGACTTGCACGTATGGTGCCTGACCGCGCGCGAATTCGCCCTATCTGCGCACGCGGTGGTGATGGAGCAAGCCGATTCCGATCGTGTGCTGTCGGATATGTCGCACGTTCTGGAACGTTTCGAGATCCGTCATATGACGGTCCAGTTGGAGCGCGATAGTCGGCGCTCTCGCGAACCGCACTACTAA